A window of uncultured Gellertiella sp. genomic DNA:
CGCCAGGGGCTGTTCCACCGGATCAGGCGAGGTTTCCGCTACGGCCCTGGCCGCAGGTGCAGCCCTGGCTGGCGCGACGAAATCCGAGGTGCGGATCACCGGACCCCGCCGCGCGGGGCGGCCTGTCTCGCCTTCTGGTCCATCGGGGGCAGCGCCCTGTTCATTGCCTGTCATCACGTCACTCGTTGCGGCCGGCCTCTTGCCAAACATCCCGGGCAGGAGTGCATGGCACCCTGAAAGGTGTATTGACACCAGTTTTCGGCTGCTTCCCGCTGGCTATGCTGCCAATTGCTACACAGTTTTGGTTAAGGCATCCTTGAAGCCGGCGTGGGCCGTCTCAAAAACGCACGTATTTTCAGGGTGCTCGACACCGGCTGGGGTCTGCGGGCCCGGCTTGAAGCGCGGGCAGCAGGGCGGCAAGCTGCGGGCGGTCCTGCCCCTTGCGCGGCTGGATGTTCAGGGCTTCGTCTTCCGGCCACCATTCCCCCGCCGCCCAATAGGCCCAGCCGATCCAGACATCGCTGTCTTCGGCCACGGTTTCGGTCAGGGCGGAAAGACCCGTGATGCAGGCCTGCTGCTTCGACCCGCCGAATTCGCCGAGATAGCCGCGCTTGCCATTCTTGCGCAGCCAGGCCGAAACTTTGACGAGGGCCTGCCGTGCATCCTCGTTACGATCACAAGCAGAATGCGTTCCCGAATAGTTGCTGTCGAGGTATTGGTGAAACTCATAGGCGAAATTGTTGCCGCTGTCCCTGATCCCCAGCATGACCGTCGCATTCGATCCACCGGCAATGTCCTTTTCCCAGCTATGCGCACCCGTCCAGATCGTGCCGGGAACAAGGATGAGATTGTTGGCCTTGACCGCGCGGATGGCGGCAATCGCCTGGTTGGACGCTTCAAGCCATGCCGGTGCCGTCACATCATAGGGCTCGTTCATCAGGCCGAAGACAATGTCCGGCTGGCCCGCAAATTCCACCGCCAGGCGCGCCCAGAAATCGGCAAAGGCCGAATTCGGCACCGCGGGACTGCCAATCTGCTGCTTGTCATAATAGCCGTAATTATGCGGGTCGAGAATGACGGTGAGGCCAGCCCGCCGGATGCTGAGGACGCTGGCACGGAGCCGGTCCATCTCGTCCGCGTCCAGGCGCTGGTTGAGCAGCGGCTGCAGACGCTCCCACTTGATCGGCAGGCGAATGGAATTCATGCCCTTGGCAGCAAAATAGGCAATCGTTGCCTCGCTCGGATAGATGTAATCCTTGCCGATGGTGCCGCCCTTTTCCCCATATTCGGCCCCGGAAAGATTGATGCCCCGATAGCAAAGCGGCTCCGCAGCACGCATCGGCGCTGCCGACAGGATCAGTGAAAGGGCAAGCGCCGCAGGCAAACAGCAAAAACCCCGAAAGCATTTCAAACTCAAATCAGAGATCCTTCTGCAAGCGATGGTAGGGCGGCGGCGACCGGCCCCGTATAGGCCACGCGTCCGCCCCGTTGGGAGAACCGGGCATGTCCGACCAGCAGCCAGAGCAATCCGGCAATCTTCGAGGTGAACACGGGCGTTGCACCGATCATCAGATTGAGCGCGAGAAAAATGGCAACCGCATGGCCCAGACGCCGTTCAATGGCCGTATCGCCCGCCGGATAGAGCGTGACAAAGGCCCAGAAGACGAACAGGCCCGGAAGCGTGCTGGCATAGATGATATAGACATAGCCGCTGTCGGCAAACTGCATCGCCAGCCGCGAGCTGAAGCCGAGCATGGCAAAGACATCGGTTGAAAACAGATGATGCATGGTCAGCACCACACGACCCTGGATATTGTCACCTTCAGCATCGGGATAGAGCAGCACCAGCATCAGCCCGCCAAACAACATTAGCGGCATCATCAGCAGGTTCCACAACTTCGGAATGTAAGGAAACACAAAATAACCGAAGATGCAAATGCCCGAAAAGATCAGCATGGTGCGGGAAGCCGTGGTGAGCAGGATGGCCGCAATCATCGCCGCCATGATGAAACGGGTCGCGATTGTCATCCGTGGCCAGAAATAGATGCAGTATATCATCGAGATGCCGGAGAAATTCGCCAGCGACACCTGTTCGAGAAACAGCGACGAGGCGCGATGGTCAATGACACCAAAGCTGAGCCGCCCCTTGAAGCCCAGCGCATTGGCAAACAAGCCCCGCGAATCGTAGGTCGCCTGTTTCAGCCCGCGCGTCTTTTCAAAATAGAGGCCCGGCTTGAAGATCGCGGCATAGAGATCGAGGTTGAACACCTCGCAGGCCAGAAACAGGGTGACGAAAAAGCAGCTGACATAGAAGGCCAGCACCACGGTCCGCTCGTTGACCCAGGAGCCGGCCATGGCAAACAGGCAGATGATCAGCACATTGCGGAAATAGTCGATATAGATCGTGCCATTGGCGATCGACATATAGACCGCGAACACCACCGCAATGCCCATGAACAGCAGGATCGACAGATCCTCGCGATAGAGCCCGCGCTTCAGCACGAACAGCAGGCATCCCAGCAGGATGCCCATTTCGCTCGCAGCGACAATGGCGAAATTCATCGTGATGCCATGGGCATTCACGAATGCGAGGATCGCGTTGTAGGTCACCGACAGAACGGCCATGGTGACGATAAAAGGGTTGGCACTTCGGCTGGTCAACGTGAAGGTCCTGGCGGCTTGACGGGGTCCCTTTTCGTGCCGCTTTTGGCACATGGACGGGGAGAGCCAGGACCGTAATCGCAAGCGAGCGGCAATCCGCCACAAGCACGAATCACAGCGGTTCTGGACCCGCTCCCGCCCGAGCCTGACAGCAAACATTTGGCGAAGGGTTAACGTTTTCCTGCCCGGAGCATTTCCAAAAAACCGTCCCGCGGTGCCGCAACCCCGTTTGCGACACCATCCGCAAATGCGTCAAAACGAGGTCAGGACTCAAACCCCTCGCGGCGATAGACCTCGACACCGCCAAGCACCGTGAGCAACACTTCGGTCTTGCCGATCTCATAGACGTCGCAATCGAGGATATCCTGATCGATGATGATGAAATCGGCATATTTGCCGAGGCTGAGCGAGCCGCATTTTTCCGCGTTCCACGCCGCGCGCGCCGCATTGATCGTGTAGCCGCGCAGCGCCTCCTCGCGCGTCATGCGCTGCTCGGGCATCAGCACCGGATGGTGCGGCTCGCCCGGGGGCTGGCGGGTGATGGCGGTTTCCATGATCTGGAAAGGGTTCAGTGTCGAAACGCTCCAGTCGCTCGACAACGCGCAGGTTGCCCCGGCATCGATCAGCGACCGGTTGGCATAGATGTAACGCGAGCGTTCCGGCCCGATCATCGGCTGCACCATGTCGGTAATCGATGGCTCGACCTGGGCCCAGAGCGGCTGCAGGTTCGCCATCACGCCAAGTTCGAAGAAGCGCGGGATATCGGCGGGGTCGATGACCTGGACATGGGCGATCTGGTGAAGACCGGGCCACTGACCATTCTGGCGGCGTGCCGCCTCCATGCCGTCAAGCCCCGCCCGCACCGCCTCGTCGCCGATGGCATGGATATGCAGCTGGAATCGCGCCGCATCGAACAGCGGAAAGAATTCCATGATCTGCGCGCGGCTGAACATCAGCTCCGCATTGCCACCCTTCGCATCGGCATAGGGTTCGATCATCGCGGCGGTGCGGTTTTCGAACACGCCGTCGAGGAAGAATTTCGCCGAATGCACCTTGAACATGTCGGACTGATGGGCCGCCCGGATGGCCGATACCCGTTCGAGCGCTTGCGCCGGCACTTCGTTCGCATCGACACGCGCCGTCGCGGAGACACGCACCGTCAATTCACCGGCCTCTTCCAGCTGAGCATAGACCCGTGTGTGGCGTTCATAGACGCTGGCATCAAGCACCCCGGTAAAGCCGTGCCGGTTGGCCAGTTTCTGTCCATGGCGCACGCCTTGCTGATAATCGGCATCGGTGAGCGCCGGCATCCGGTCGAGCGCCCAGAAGATCGCATCCTCATAGAGCAGGCCCGATGGGGTGCCGTCCGCTTCCTGCACGAAATGTCCGTTGGCGGGATCAGGGGTGCCCTTGATCAGGCCGATAACCTCACAGGCCCGTGTATTCAGGCAGGCATTGTGGCCGTCCGACGCCATGGTGAAACAGGGCCGGTCCGGCACGACCTGATCCAGCACATGACGGTTGAGATTGGCCGCGCCAAAATAGCCGCTGTTCCAGCCCGCCCCTTTCACCCATTCGCCCGGATTGGCCGCCGCATGGTCTGCCAGGGCGGCCTGCATTTCTTCAACCGTGGTGACCGACAGCAGGTCTGCCGAACAATAGTCCGCCTGCCCGCCTTCCAGCAGGTGGATATGGGTATCCTGAAAGCCCGGCAGCACCAGATTGCCCGCCGCATCGACGATCTGGGTCTGCGAATTGGCCATCAGCCGGAGATCGGCCCATTCGCCAAGCGCGATGATGCGCCCGTCTTTGACGGCCATTGCCTTGGCTTCCGGCAGGAAGGGGTCGATGGTGACAATACGGGCATTGACGACGATCAGGTCGGCAAATGTCATGACAAACTCCTGAACAACCCCACATCCGGGTGGGAAACACTATTCGGCAAACAAGTATCAGATAATGACACGGTCCCGCCGGACTATCAGTTCGTCTGGTAAACGACCAAAGGCCCTTGCATGCTGATGGCCATCGAGAACCGCCTGCGCGATGATGCCGGGTGCCTTGCAATCGCCCATGCGGACCAGCGTTTTCAGCCCCTTGCCGTTGAGGTCGTGATAGAGTGCATCCTGCGGCTCGCGGCTGGTCACCGGCACGAAGGCGGCGCAGGGCAACTCCCGTTGGCGGCCACTATAGACGCATTGCAGCACCGCAGTCCCGTCCCCCAGCGCGCAGACCGTGGTGTTGACGATGATCTCGACGCCGAGTTCCAGAAGCCGCGTCTGGGAACGGGCCTGTTCGACGGTATTCTCGCCCCAGGACCCCACCACGCCGCGCGGTGTGACGAGGGTGACGGAAAAGCCTTCCGTCACCAGCCTTTCCGCCAGCACGGAGCCCATGTAATAGTGATCGTCGTCAAACAGCACCACCGGCCCCCGGGCAGGACGTTCGCCGCGCATCAGGTGGTCCGGCGAGATGGTACGGGGATCGTTGAAACTGTCGACAGGCCGCGCGAAGGAATGGCCGCGGCCGTCGGTGCGCCAGCTGGCCCCGGTGGCAATCATCACATGCCCGATGCCGGTGTCGAGGATATCGGCAACACCCATGCGGCTCTCGCGGAAAATCTCGACATGCGGCAGTTTTTCGAGCTGGCCCACCCGCCAGTCGCGCACCCGCGCCCATTCGGACAGGCCGGGAAGCCGTGATTCCAGTGTGACACGGCCACCGAGATCGCGGTCGGCTTCTGCCAGCATCACCGGCACGCCAGCCTTGCCGAGCACCATCGCGGCCTCAAGTCCCGCTGGCCCCGCACCGATGATCAGCACCGGCTCCGGCACGGCAACCGCCGGAACATGTTCCGGATGCCAGCCGCGCCGCCATTCCTCGCCCATGGTAGGGTTCTGGGTGCAGCGGATGGCAACGCCAAGCGAATCCTGCGCATAGCAGATATTGCAGCCGATGCATTCGCGGATGTCGTCGAAGCGGCCTTCGCGGATTTTTTCCGGCAGGAAGGGATCGGCAATCGACGGACGGGCAGCACCGACCAGATCGAGCACCCCGCGCCGGACCTGGGACAGCATGGTCTCCGGGCTGGTGAACCGGCCGACCGAGACCACCGGCTTGCCGGTGACCGCCCGGATATGGGCAATGTCGGCTTCCAGCGAGGCTTCCTTGACGAAGCGGGAAACGCCCATTTCCTGCGAATAGTCCGGCACCGTCACGTCGAACAGGTCGATCAGCGGGGCAAGCGTTTCGAGAAGGTGGGCGCGCTCGTCGCGGCCATGCCCGTCATCGTTCAGCGTCTCGATGCGGATGGCGATGGCGCAACGGTCGCCGATGGCGGCCCGCATGTCCTCCACCACCTCGCGCAGCAATCGCGACCGGTTGGCAAGCTCGCCACCATACTCATCCGTCCGGTTGTTGATCACCGGATCGAGAAATTGCGCCAGCATGTAGCTGTGGGCGGCATAGGCATAGACGATGTCGAAATCCGCCTGCCGGGCCCGGCGCGCCGCCGCCAGGTGCCATTCGCGAAACTGCTGGATGTCGGCCCTGTCCATCCGCTGGCTTTGCCAGGGCGCATAGGAGGTCGGCATGCTTGTGGGCGCAAGGGCTGCCGAGCGCGAGGCGAGGTTGGAGGTCCGGATGCCGCCATACCAGAGTTCGACGCCTGCCAGCGCGCCGTGGCGGTGCACGGCCTCTGTCATTCCGGAGAGATTTCGGACATCACCTTCGTCCCAGAGGCTTGCAAACGGATGCGGCATGTCGTCGGAAGAGGGATGAATCGAGCAATATTCGGTATTGACGACCCCCCAGCCGCCCTCGGCCTTGATCTCGCGCATCGCATTCAGCGTCGCCGGCATGCTGTAGCCCATGCCGGTACAATGCGGCACCTGATAGAAGCGGTTCGGCGTCGTGACGGGGCCAAGCCTGACGCTTTCAAACAGGATATCGAAACGGGGATCACGGGTCATCGGAACTGCTGCTTCTCGGGTGGTGTCAGGCTCACGTCAGCAGCGGAGGCTGGATCTGCAAGCGACGGAATGAAGGAGGCATCGCGTATGAAACGGCCCGCCGACGGGTGTGTCTGCGGGCCGGGACGGAAAGCAACAGCGGGCGTTGCAGCCCACCCGAAGGCAAGCTGTCCGCCCCTTTGGCTGATCAGGAAGCTGCCTTCACATCGGACCAGACGCGGGTGATGGCGCGGTCCTGTTCAGGGGTGAAGGGTGCCGGCGCCCACAGCCGCTTCATCACGGCCGCATCGGGATAGACGGCTGGATTGGCGAGGATTTCCGGTTTGATGAATGCCTTCGACGCCAGATTGCCATTGGCATAGTTCGTCAGGTTGCTGCAGCTGGCAACGACTTCCGGCTGCAGCATGTATTCGAGGAACTTGTAGGCGCTTTCCTTGTTCGGTGCGTCCGTGGGGATGCACATGCAGTCGGCCCAGGCCGGTGCGCCGGTCTTTGGAACAAAGTAGCCGAGCTTGATGTCGATGCCGGCATCCTTGGCGCGGTTGCTGGCGGTCGAATAGTCACCCGACCAGTTGTTGATCGCGCAGAGTTCCTTGTTGGGGATCGCGTTCAGGTAATTGGTGTTGTCGAAGGTACGGATATATTTGCGGATCGGCTTGAACACCTGTGCCGCCTTTTCATAGTCCGCTTCGGTGGCATTGTCCGGATCGACGCCGACATATTTCAGCACCATCAGCAGGATATCGGTGGGACTGTCGAGGACCGAGATGCCGCAATCGTTGAGCTTGGCGGCATTTTCTGGCTTGAAGATCGTGTCCATCGATTCAAGATCGGCGTCTGGCAGCCGTTGCTTGACCATGTCGAGATTATAGGTGAAGCCGACCGAGCCCCACATGTAGGGAATGCCATATTCATTGTTCGGATCCCAGGAAGAAACGATCCGCAAGACGTCGGGGTCGAGATTGGACCAGCTTGGCAGTTTGGTGCGGTCGAGTTTCTCGTAAACGCCTGCCTGGATGAAGGTTGGCAGCGACAGGCCGGCATGCACGGCGACATCATATCCCGATTTGCCCGCCAGCATCTTGGCCTGCATTTCTTCAGCCGAACTGTAGGTGTCGTAGGACACCGTTATGCCGGTCTCCTGCTGAAAATCCTGAATGGTGGTTTCGCCGATATAATCGGCCCAGTTATAGACGTTCAGCGCCTTGTCGTCGGCGCGGGCGCGCCGGACGAAGGGGGCACTGAGCGCCGTTGCCCCGATCAGGGTCAGCGCCGTGCGCCGGGTCATCGTGATCATGCCAAACCTCCTGGTTTTTGTTCCCTACTTTGCAGTCTTCCATCCCGCAGCATCTCTGCGGATGCTTGGCCGGGATGGCGTTTTCAGCACTGCGTCCGGTCTGGCCGTTTTGTGCCAGGCAGACCGGACAAGTCCACCGACATCAGGACCCGGTCATGATCTTGGCCCAGGCGCGGGTGCGAAGGGAATCATATTCTGGTGATACATCCTTTGGCAACCACACCCTCTTCATGACCTCGGCATCGGGATAGACTGCGGTATTCTGCAAAATTTCCTTCTTGATCAACGACTTGGCATCTTTGTTCGCATTCGCATAGGCCGTGTAGTCGGTGCATTTGGCGATGACTTCGGGCTGCAGCATATAATTGAGGAACGTGTGGGCTTCCTCGACATTCGGCGCATCTGTCGGGATGATGAAGGCATCGAGCCACAGGGTTCCGCCCGAATCCGGCACAACATAGCGCAGCTTGACGTCGAGGCCCGCCTCCTTGGCGCGCAGGCTGGCGCTGGCATAGTCGCCTGCCCAGTTGGTGGAGACACAGATTTCCTGGGTGGCAAGCTGCGCCGTATACTGGTTGTTGTCGAAGGAACGGATATCCTTGCGCACCTTC
This region includes:
- a CDS encoding polyamine ABC transporter substrate-binding protein; this translates as MITMTRRTALTLIGATALSAPFVRRARADDKALNVYNWADYIGETTIQDFQQETGITVSYDTYSSAEEMQAKMLAGKSGYDVAVHAGLSLPTFIQAGVYEKLDRTKLPSWSNLDPDVLRIVSSWDPNNEYGIPYMWGSVGFTYNLDMVKQRLPDADLESMDTIFKPENAAKLNDCGISVLDSPTDILLMVLKYVGVDPDNATEADYEKAAQVFKPIRKYIRTFDNTNYLNAIPNKELCAINNWSGDYSTASNRAKDAGIDIKLGYFVPKTGAPAWADCMCIPTDAPNKESAYKFLEYMLQPEVVASCSNLTNYANGNLASKAFIKPEILANPAVYPDAAVMKRLWAPAPFTPEQDRAITRVWSDVKAAS
- a CDS encoding NAD(P)-binding protein — protein: MTRDPRFDILFESVRLGPVTTPNRFYQVPHCTGMGYSMPATLNAMREIKAEGGWGVVNTEYCSIHPSSDDMPHPFASLWDEGDVRNLSGMTEAVHRHGALAGVELWYGGIRTSNLASRSAALAPTSMPTSYAPWQSQRMDRADIQQFREWHLAAARRARQADFDIVYAYAAHSYMLAQFLDPVINNRTDEYGGELANRSRLLREVVEDMRAAIGDRCAIAIRIETLNDDGHGRDERAHLLETLAPLIDLFDVTVPDYSQEMGVSRFVKEASLEADIAHIRAVTGKPVVSVGRFTSPETMLSQVRRGVLDLVGAARPSIADPFLPEKIREGRFDDIRECIGCNICYAQDSLGVAIRCTQNPTMGEEWRRGWHPEHVPAVAVPEPVLIIGAGPAGLEAAMVLGKAGVPVMLAEADRDLGGRVTLESRLPGLSEWARVRDWRVGQLEKLPHVEIFRESRMGVADILDTGIGHVMIATGASWRTDGRGHSFARPVDSFNDPRTISPDHLMRGERPARGPVVLFDDDHYYMGSVLAERLVTEGFSVTLVTPRGVVGSWGENTVEQARSQTRLLELGVEIIVNTTVCALGDGTAVLQCVYSGRQRELPCAAFVPVTSREPQDALYHDLNGKGLKTLVRMGDCKAPGIIAQAVLDGHQHARAFGRLPDELIVRRDRVII
- a CDS encoding glycoside hydrolase family 5 protein — translated: MPAALALSLILSAAPMRAAEPLCYRGINLSGAEYGEKGGTIGKDYIYPSEATIAYFAAKGMNSIRLPIKWERLQPLLNQRLDADEMDRLRASVLSIRRAGLTVILDPHNYGYYDKQQIGSPAVPNSAFADFWARLAVEFAGQPDIVFGLMNEPYDVTAPAWLEASNQAIAAIRAVKANNLILVPGTIWTGAHSWEKDIAGGSNATVMLGIRDSGNNFAYEFHQYLDSNYSGTHSACDRNEDARQALVKVSAWLRKNGKRGYLGEFGGSKQQACITGLSALTETVAEDSDVWIGWAYWAAGEWWPEDEALNIQPRKGQDRPQLAALLPALQAGPADPSRCRAP
- a CDS encoding amidohydrolase, whose protein sequence is MTFADLIVVNARIVTIDPFLPEAKAMAVKDGRIIALGEWADLRLMANSQTQIVDAAGNLVLPGFQDTHIHLLEGGQADYCSADLLSVTTVEEMQAALADHAAANPGEWVKGAGWNSGYFGAANLNRHVLDQVVPDRPCFTMASDGHNACLNTRACEVIGLIKGTPDPANGHFVQEADGTPSGLLYEDAIFWALDRMPALTDADYQQGVRHGQKLANRHGFTGVLDASVYERHTRVYAQLEEAGELTVRVSATARVDANEVPAQALERVSAIRAAHQSDMFKVHSAKFFLDGVFENRTAAMIEPYADAKGGNAELMFSRAQIMEFFPLFDAARFQLHIHAIGDEAVRAGLDGMEAARRQNGQWPGLHQIAHVQVIDPADIPRFFELGVMANLQPLWAQVEPSITDMVQPMIGPERSRYIYANRSLIDAGATCALSSDWSVSTLNPFQIMETAITRQPPGEPHHPVLMPEQRMTREEALRGYTINAARAAWNAEKCGSLSLGKYADFIIIDQDILDCDVYEIGKTEVLLTVLGGVEVYRREGFES